A window of Blastocatellia bacterium contains these coding sequences:
- a CDS encoding anion transporter produces MWIAAIIFTLTYLALAIGHIPKYKLDRTGMALVGAAAMLVSGVISLPQAYQAIDGNTILLLFAMMIVAAYIRLAKGFRLVAYWILRRIYEPVPLLAATIFISGILSAFFVNDIICLVLTPLIIEMVSRLKLPAIPYLVAVATSSNIGSAASAVGNPQNILIASLGNLSFREFLLKLGPIALIGLALNFLVVYLIYRSQLKVEKSVEPVKIKPLRYKVNKAVLIKSGVISFLMLIAFLAGVPLPLASSGAAAMLLITRRVNPSKVYRFVDWELLMLFAGLFVLVQGVEVSGLMEKMFSYVAHLPFENIFVLSSITIVLSNIVSNVPAVLLLKPIILELKDVTKGWYFLAMVSTLAGNLTILGSVANLIVVQIARRENIKISFMEYLKVGLPVTLITILVGLLFFSFY; encoded by the coding sequence ATGTGGATAGCAGCAATTATTTTTACTCTTACTTATTTAGCTTTAGCAATTGGACATATTCCTAAATATAAACTTGACCGGACAGGCATGGCTTTAGTTGGCGCAGCAGCAATGCTTGTAAGTGGTGTAATCAGTTTGCCGCAGGCTTATCAAGCAATTGATGGAAATACTATTTTACTGCTGTTTGCTATGATGATTGTTGCTGCTTATATCCGTCTAGCAAAAGGCTTTCGCCTTGTTGCTTACTGGATACTTAGACGTATTTATGAACCTGTCCCGCTACTTGCAGCAACAATATTTATTTCTGGTATTCTTTCAGCATTTTTTGTAAATGACATAATTTGTTTAGTTCTAACACCATTAATTATTGAGATGGTTAGTCGGCTTAAGCTTCCTGCTATTCCTTATTTAGTTGCAGTTGCTACTAGTTCTAATATTGGTTCTGCTGCGTCTGCTGTAGGGAATCCTCAAAATATTCTTATTGCAAGTCTAGGAAATTTATCTTTCCGAGAGTTTTTGCTTAAACTTGGGCCTATTGCATTAATTGGCCTAGCGTTAAACTTTTTAGTTGTTTATTTAATTTATCGCTCTCAATTAAAAGTAGAAAAGTCTGTTGAACCTGTAAAAATCAAACCGTTGCGCTATAAAGTTAACAAAGCTGTGCTTATTAAAAGTGGAGTAATTTCTTTCTTAATGTTAATAGCTTTTTTGGCAGGCGTACCGCTTCCGCTTGCTTCTAGCGGTGCAGCAGCAATGCTATTAATTACACGCCGAGTTAACCCAAGCAAAGTTTATCGCTTTGTTGACTGGGAGTTACTCATGCTTTTTGCAGGATTATTTGTATTAGTTCAAGGTGTGGAAGTTTCTGGATTAATGGAAAAAATGTTTTCCTATGTTGCACATCTTCCTTTTGAAAATATATTTGTATTAAGTAGCATAACAATAGTTTTATCTAATATTGTTTCTAATGTTCCAGCCGTGTTGTTATTAAAACCAATAATTTTAGAGCTTAAAGATGTCACTAAGGGTTGGTATTTTTTAGCTATGGTTAGCACATTAGCCGGCAATCTAACTATTTTAGGCTCGGTTGCTAATTTAATTGTGGTGCAAATTGCTCGTAGAGAAAATATTAAAATTAGTTTTATGGAATACTTAAAAGTAGGTTTGCCAGTTACTTTGATAACTATTTTAGTAGGGTTATTGTTTTTTAGTTTTTATTAA
- a CDS encoding sulfatase-like hydrolase/transferase: protein MLICSLREQLKTSKTKKLTLAFLFLNTSFSLYLIFKPLLITLENNIDSLFWSFITLIPLFILIFIDYISYYSNIDWSKKINDQKDSKIFIALVKTAFFVSLLYFVIFQLRQVDFQLNFNGMLFILAWSIAAHLVLFMAIFLTINLLRAIAKLTVYDTKLEFWLLNILAIVFLAGVFNNIIFSAIAFTGYLSNFFAIIFASVILGFLMIIQIIFLANLSEKEISKTKQIIFLTLLAIITYLLTIKFTTLDWNFLLQKLIAIVIWCLSFICFYLTKAKTRKMFLTICFALVCLTFYKLVVIAEKSITWKNENLTATQLVDKYIGYDISSRILREIFTPKVPDNSFYKFLQESSNLGQAVKINPQEINLVENFANNLEEKPNIFIFTIDSLRQDYIGTYNKSVTFTPEIDTFASESIVLENAFTRYGATGLSEPSIWAGGMLIHKQYVTPFYPMNSLQKLLEKENYQSFISIDSILETIVKPSENIIALDKGVSTQDLNLCVSLNELKAKLVNQTNKKQPIFSYTQPQNLHISVINRENKSVLDKQNYQGFYAPYASRVKKVDTCFGDFIKFLKQEGLFENSIIIFTSDHGDSLGEENRFGHAYTIFPEILRIPLIIHLPERLKNKVVWDSKKIAFSADITPSLYYLLGHKPIINSNIFGRPLFTSTLEEQKAYLKDNYLVASSYGAVYGILSNNGNTLYIADSINFRDYFYDLTLDPRATTNLVNSVTKTENEKLIRRHIEEINNFYQFTPNK, encoded by the coding sequence TTGTTAATATGCAGTTTAAGAGAGCAGTTAAAAACATCAAAAACAAAAAAACTTACTTTAGCCTTTTTATTTCTTAATACTAGTTTTAGTTTATATTTAATTTTTAAGCCTTTATTAATTACTTTAGAAAACAATATTGATAGTTTATTTTGGAGTTTTATTACTCTAATACCATTATTTATTTTAATTTTTATTGATTATATTAGCTATTATTCAAATATTGATTGGAGTAAAAAAATAAATGATCAAAAAGATAGTAAAATATTTATTGCTTTAGTAAAAACAGCTTTTTTTGTCTCTCTACTTTATTTTGTAATTTTTCAGCTAAGACAAGTAGATTTTCAGTTAAATTTTAATGGAATGCTTTTTATTTTAGCTTGGAGTATAGCAGCACATTTAGTGTTATTTATGGCTATTTTTTTGACTATAAATCTACTTAGAGCTATAGCTAAATTAACTGTTTATGATACAAAGTTAGAATTTTGGTTGTTAAATATATTGGCAATAGTTTTTTTGGCAGGAGTTTTTAATAACATTATTTTTTCTGCAATAGCTTTTACTGGTTATTTATCAAATTTTTTTGCAATAATTTTTGCTAGTGTAATACTAGGCTTCTTAATGATTATACAAATAATTTTTTTAGCTAATTTATCTGAAAAAGAAATTAGTAAAACTAAGCAAATTATATTTTTAACTTTACTAGCAATAATAACTTATTTATTAACAATAAAATTTACTACTTTAGACTGGAATTTTCTATTACAAAAATTAATTGCTATTGTAATTTGGTGCCTAAGTTTTATTTGTTTTTATTTAACAAAAGCAAAAACAAGGAAAATGTTTTTAACAATATGTTTTGCGCTTGTTTGTTTAACTTTTTATAAATTGGTTGTAATAGCAGAAAAATCTATAACTTGGAAAAATGAAAATTTAACAGCTACACAACTAGTTGATAAATATATTGGTTATGATATTTCTTCTCGTATTTTAAGAGAAATTTTTACACCTAAAGTTCCAGATAATTCATTTTATAAATTCCTACAAGAAAGTAGTAATCTTGGGCAAGCTGTGAAAATTAATCCTCAAGAAATAAACCTAGTAGAAAATTTTGCTAATAATTTAGAAGAAAAACCAAATATTTTTATTTTTACAATTGATAGCTTAAGACAAGATTATATTGGTACTTACAATAAATCTGTTACTTTTACACCTGAAATAGATACTTTTGCTAGTGAAAGTATTGTGTTAGAAAACGCTTTTACTCGATATGGCGCGACAGGTCTTTCAGAACCTTCTATTTGGGCTGGTGGAATGCTAATTCATAAACAATATGTGACTCCATTTTACCCAATGAATAGCTTGCAAAAGCTTTTAGAAAAGGAAAATTACCAATCTTTTATAAGTATTGATTCTATACTTGAAACTATTGTTAAACCTTCAGAAAATATCATAGCTTTAGATAAAGGAGTCTCTACACAAGACTTAAATCTATGTGTTAGTCTAAATGAATTAAAAGCAAAACTTGTAAATCAAACAAATAAAAAACAACCAATATTTTCTTATACTCAACCGCAAAATTTACATATTTCTGTAATTAATCGTGAAAATAAATCTGTTTTAGACAAGCAGAATTATCAAGGCTTTTATGCTCCTTATGCTTCTCGTGTAAAAAAAGTTGACACCTGTTTTGGAGACTTTATCAAGTTCTTAAAACAAGAAGGGTTATTTGAAAATAGCATAATTATTTTTACTTCTGATCATGGGGACTCGCTAGGTGAAGAAAATCGCTTTGGTCATGCTTATACTATTTTTCCTGAAATTTTGCGTATTCCTTTGATTATTCACTTGCCAGAAAGATTAAAAAACAAGGTTGTTTGGGATAGTAAAAAGATTGCTTTTTCTGCTGATATAACACCAAGTCTTTATTATTTGCTAGGCCATAAACCTATAATTAATAGCAATATTTTTGGTAGACCTTTGTTTACATCAACTTTGGAAGAGCAAAAAGCTTATCTAAAAGATAACTATTTAGTAGCGTCTAGTTATGGGGCGGTTTATGGCATTTTAAGCAACAATGGAAATACACTTTATATTGCTGATAGTATAAATTTTCGAGATTATTTTTATGACTTAACTTTAGATCCAAGAGCAACTACAAACTTGGTTAATTCTGTAACTAAGACAGAAAATGAAAAATTAATTCGCCGTCATATTGAAGAAATAAACAATTTTTATCAATTTACTCCTAACAAATAA
- a CDS encoding tetratricopeptide repeat protein: protein MDIINKLETPILRVILPLLALFIFYLSIFWLPTINFFNIENSTILSIEKSKEILNLSQIYLEQKKYPEALKLTLELNQAYPNNHIYLDQLATIYQNLNDYQKQAEVLEKFLQVAPLPSVACPQLQEAYRRQGKIDKMIDSCQRCLALEPRNGDLIFYLGRAYELAKNYEKAKEIYQKGALLDPKYLDQFVGLARVSFFQNNLIEAENLVNEVLEKNPDFVDALLLMGMIQNRKKKTDLAKEYLQKGVQITPRYLDFYLELAAIAEEENNKTLAINYYDQALKIDPNNQVAQNKKSLLTGEKKLD, encoded by the coding sequence ATGGATATTATTAATAAATTAGAAACGCCTATTTTACGGGTTATTTTACCTCTACTAGCTTTATTTATATTTTATTTATCTATTTTTTGGCTTCCTACAATTAACTTTTTTAACATAGAAAATAGTACAATACTTTCTATAGAAAAATCCAAAGAAATACTTAATTTAAGCCAAATTTACTTAGAACAAAAAAAATATCCAGAAGCACTAAAACTAACTTTAGAGTTAAATCAAGCTTATCCTAATAACCATATTTATTTAGACCAGCTTGCAACTATTTATCAAAACTTAAATGATTATCAAAAACAAGCAGAAGTTTTAGAAAAGTTTTTGCAAGTTGCACCACTACCTAGTGTAGCTTGCCCACAACTACAAGAAGCTTATCGACGGCAAGGAAAAATCGATAAAATGATAGATAGTTGTCAGCGATGTTTAGCTTTAGAGCCAAGAAATGGAGATTTAATTTTCTATCTTGGGCGAGCTTATGAACTGGCAAAAAACTATGAAAAGGCTAAGGAAATTTATCAAAAAGGGGCATTGCTTGATCCAAAATATTTGGATCAATTTGTAGGTTTAGCAAGAGTAAGTTTTTTTCAAAATAACTTAATAGAAGCAGAAAATTTAGTAAATGAAGTGCTAGAAAAGAATCCTGATTTTGTTGACGCGCTTTTACTTATGGGAATGATTCAAAATCGTAAAAAAAAGACAGATCTAGCTAAAGAGTATTTGCAAAAAGGTGTGCAAATAACGCCAAGATATTTGGATTTTTATCTAGAGCTAGCAGCAATTGCAGAAGAAGAAAATAATAAAACTCTAGCTATTAATTATTATGATCAAGCATTAAAAATAGACCCTAATAACCAAGTTGCTCAAAATAAAAAATCGCTGCTAACAGGGGAGAAAAAACTTGATTAA
- a CDS encoding tetratricopeptide repeat protein, producing MQNIVMSRLIKTLFINGFLICTVFLTLAIAQQTGHTLRGKVYLPGNNTNASKSIRVQLLSKGTLIAQTVTDASGSYVFSPVVNGSYQILIESDGTTFSTTIVDVQIFFMSGNRLPQIVTQDISLTPKDNTQNNSQAPLSDLKLDASIPKDAKKAYEKGSKSAKKGDTSEALEYLNNAIQIYPKYYDAHMALGELYAKNQDFLSAEVAFNQAIGLKPKAAEAYFHLGVVLVKDQKAAEAIEKLRQAIELGDKSANTYMFLGLALMNMAEYQESEKMLIKALDIAGNIQPGIRIYLADCYERWGKKTECIEQLEAYVRAVPTGPNTQNIEKLIKQLKEQK from the coding sequence GTGCAAAATATTGTAATGTCTCGACTAATAAAAACCCTCTTTATTAATGGCTTTTTAATTTGTACTGTCTTCTTAACCTTGGCAATTGCTCAACAAACTGGGCATACTTTGCGAGGTAAAGTTTATCTACCTGGCAATAACACAAATGCTTCTAAATCTATTCGTGTTCAGCTTTTAAGCAAAGGTACTCTTATAGCACAAACGGTTACTGATGCTAGTGGAAGTTATGTATTTAGCCCTGTGGTCAATGGTAGCTATCAAATACTTATAGAAAGCGATGGCACAACTTTTTCAACTACAATAGTTGATGTACAAATCTTTTTTATGTCTGGTAATCGCCTACCTCAAATTGTCACCCAAGATATTTCCTTAACTCCAAAAGATAATACTCAAAATAACTCTCAAGCTCCTTTATCAGACCTTAAACTTGATGCTTCTATACCTAAAGATGCTAAAAAAGCTTATGAAAAAGGTAGTAAAAGTGCTAAAAAAGGTGACACTAGCGAAGCATTAGAATACTTAAATAATGCAATACAAATTTATCCAAAATATTATGACGCACATATGGCATTAGGCGAGCTTTATGCTAAAAATCAAGATTTTTTATCAGCCGAAGTAGCTTTTAATCAAGCAATCGGGCTAAAACCAAAGGCAGCAGAAGCTTACTTTCATTTAGGTGTAGTTTTAGTCAAAGATCAAAAAGCTGCTGAAGCTATAGAAAAACTACGTCAAGCTATAGAGTTAGGCGACAAAAGCGCAAATACTTATATGTTTTTAGGACTAGCTCTAATGAATATGGCAGAATATCAAGAATCAGAAAAAATGCTGATAAAAGCTTTAGACATTGCTGGAAATATTCAACCAGGTATTAGAATTTACCTAGCAGATTGTTATGAACGTTGGGGAAAAAAGACAGAATGTATTGAACAGCTAGAAGCCTATGTGCGAGCCGTTCCAACGGGCCCAAACACCCAAAATATAGAAAAACTAATTAAACAACTTAAAGAACAAAAATAG
- the rpoZ gene encoding DNA-directed RNA polymerase subunit omega: MDQYRENVDSKFKLINVAARRCRELRSGARPRVHVSSKNTARIALEEVKGGFVRFETLPPPTKKSVDESEGTPVGV; this comes from the coding sequence ATGGATCAATACCGAGAAAATGTAGATAGCAAATTTAAGCTTATTAATGTCGCGGCTAGACGTTGCCGTGAACTACGTAGCGGTGCAAGACCTAGAGTGCATGTTTCATCTAAAAACACTGCTCGCATTGCCTTAGAAGAAGTAAAAGGTGGGTTTGTACGTTTTGAAACCTTACCACCTCCAACTAAAAAATCTGTAGATGAAAGTGAAGGCACACCTGTTGGAGTATAA
- a CDS encoding zinc ribbon domain-containing protein: protein MNCPQCSEYLPENTKFCINCGLKLVTNPVATAPTPVQGMPTLPANNPASPQQPNYLQPISNPSTPGLPIGQALSPLPGGIIPAYNQYQASGERNFLERVAAKIPGYKGYLEKESRRDVDKLHREHLATLLFQLKAPINTVIQELANNRRLFEVGPLEKVLQKLDKVENRIRYASYGYAGFFDAVKIREDQLDQLYHFDLSLVDQVENVKMHVQQVLAQVADAKTLKQSVQQLASALDDLDAKFNQRYQAIENPGWSPF from the coding sequence ATGAATTGCCCACAATGTAGTGAATACTTACCGGAAAATACTAAATTTTGCATTAATTGTGGATTAAAATTAGTAACTAATCCTGTTGCAACTGCACCTACTCCAGTACAAGGAATGCCAACATTACCAGCAAATAATCCTGCTAGCCCACAACAGCCAAATTATTTACAACCTATTTCTAATCCTTCTACACCTGGACTACCAATTGGACAAGCTCTTAGTCCTCTACCAGGTGGAATTATTCCTGCTTATAACCAATATCAAGCTAGTGGCGAACGTAATTTTTTAGAACGAGTAGCAGCTAAAATTCCAGGCTACAAAGGTTATTTAGAAAAAGAGTCTCGCCGAGACGTAGATAAACTTCATCGAGAACATCTAGCCACATTGCTTTTTCAACTAAAAGCCCCAATTAATACTGTAATTCAAGAACTAGCCAACAATCGTCGGCTTTTTGAGGTCGGGCCACTAGAAAAAGTATTACAAAAACTAGATAAGGTAGAAAACCGCATCCGCTATGCTAGTTATGGTTATGCAGGCTTTTTTGATGCTGTAAAAATTCGTGAAGACCAGCTTGACCAACTTTATCATTTTGACCTTTCCCTAGTTGATCAAGTAGAGAATGTAAAAATGCACGTTCAACAAGTTCTAGCTCAAGTTGCTGATGCTAAAACATTAAAACAATCTGTTCAGCAATTAGCCTCAGCCCTAGATGACCTAGACGCTAAATTTAACCAACGCTACCAAGCAATAGAAAACCCAGGTTGGTCACCTTTTTAA
- a CDS encoding NAD-dependent epimerase/dehydratase family protein: MQAFVTGGTGFVGGNLIRQLLNSGIKVRALVRSSSDQRNLKDLAIDQVSGDLDNQELLEKAMQGCEWLFHVAAHYSLCLKDSQAIYKANVNGTKKILAAAHTAKIKRIVYTSSVAAIGLAPEGQIADESTTTTVDKLISDYKKSKFLAEQLAFAAAKDGIPVIIVNPSTPIGPYDVKPTPTGDIVLKFLRRQMPVYVHTGLNLVDVRDVAQGHILAAEKGRIGERYILGNKNVTLKEILDILEKITGLPAPKRSIPHFIPMLVSYFDELIISKLLGREPTVTINGAKMACHPMYYHSEKAVRELGLPQSSIETALQDAVTWFKMNGYLDKK; the protein is encoded by the coding sequence ATGCAAGCTTTTGTTACAGGCGGAACAGGTTTTGTTGGTGGTAATTTAATTCGTCAGTTGCTTAACTCAGGAATTAAAGTCCGCGCTCTTGTGCGTTCCAGTAGCGATCAACGAAATCTAAAAGATTTAGCAATCGATCAAGTTTCTGGCGATTTAGATAATCAAGAATTGCTAGAAAAAGCTATGCAAGGCTGTGAATGGCTTTTTCATGTTGCTGCACATTACAGCCTTTGCTTAAAAGATAGCCAAGCCATTTACAAGGCTAATGTAAATGGTACAAAAAAAATCCTTGCCGCTGCTCACACTGCAAAAATTAAACGTATCGTTTATACAAGTTCCGTTGCTGCTATAGGGCTTGCTCCAGAAGGCCAAATTGCCGATGAATCCACAACAACAACGGTTGACAAGCTAATTAGCGATTATAAAAAATCAAAATTTCTAGCTGAACAGTTAGCTTTTGCCGCAGCTAAAGACGGCATTCCAGTAATAATTGTTAATCCCAGCACTCCTATTGGCCCCTACGATGTTAAACCTACTCCAACCGGAGATATTGTCTTAAAGTTCTTACGTCGCCAAATGCCAGTTTATGTTCATACAGGATTAAACCTAGTAGATGTGCGAGATGTCGCCCAAGGCCATATCCTAGCAGCAGAAAAAGGTCGCATAGGTGAACGTTATATTCTAGGCAATAAAAATGTCACATTAAAAGAAATCCTAGATATCCTAGAAAAAATTACTGGTCTACCAGCCCCTAAACGCTCAATTCCTCATTTCATTCCAATGTTAGTTAGTTATTTTGATGAACTAATTATAAGTAAACTATTAGGCCGTGAGCCAACAGTAACAATTAATGGGGCAAAAATGGCGTGCCATCCAATGTATTACCATAGCGAAAAAGCAGTTCGTGAACTAGGCTTACCTCAAAGCTCAATAGAAACAGCCTTACAAGATGCTGTTACTTGGTTTAAGATGAACGGTTATTTAGATAAAAAGTAG
- a CDS encoding YhcG family protein — protein MKSRWSLREPKRQMNSMLYERVGLFKDKDAVNSIGKRRPIIR, from the coding sequence ATGAAAAGTCGGTGGTCTTTACGTGAGCCAAAAAGGCAAATGAACAGTATGCTTTATGAGCGAGTAGGATTATTTAAAGACAAAGATGCTGTTAATAGCATTGGCAAAAGAAGGCCAATTATTAGATAG